In one window of Demequina sp. NBRC 110054 DNA:
- a CDS encoding 2-oxo-4-hydroxy-4-carboxy-5-ureidoimidazoline decarboxylase, whose translation MTVKPTREDLLACLRVERWADEMARLEFDSMLEMERAAVSIATPMSEAEVDEALAAHPRIGEKAAGDDAEARFSAKEQEASSTDDAVLASRLATLNAAYEEAFGRVFLIRAAGRSRDEIVAELERRLTNDEAAEIAEVADQLRGIALLRLRTTYEEALA comes from the coding sequence GTGACGGTGAAGCCGACCCGCGAGGACCTGCTCGCGTGCCTGCGTGTCGAGCGCTGGGCCGACGAGATGGCCCGCTTGGAGTTCGACTCGATGCTCGAGATGGAGCGCGCGGCGGTGTCGATCGCGACGCCGATGAGCGAGGCAGAGGTCGACGAGGCGCTCGCCGCACACCCCCGCATCGGGGAGAAGGCGGCCGGGGACGATGCGGAGGCGAGGTTCTCGGCGAAGGAGCAGGAGGCATCGTCCACGGACGATGCGGTGCTCGCGTCGCGCCTGGCGACGCTCAACGCCGCGTACGAGGAGGCCTTCGGGAGGGTGTTCCTCATCCGCGCTGCGGGACGGTCGCGCGACGAGATCGTCGCGGAGCTCGAGCGACGTCTCACGAACGACGAGGCGGCGGAGATCGCCGAGGTCGCCGACCAGCTGCGGGGCATCGCGCTGCTGCGCCTGCGCACGACGTACGAGGAGGCGCTCGCATGA
- a CDS encoding NTP transferase domain-containing protein → MAMRIAGAVLAAGAGTRAGGPKALRRAEDGTAWVERAAITLRDAGCDPVIVVVGAQAYEAEELVPDWADTVVAWNWAEGQSVSLRKVVEEATERGAEALLVTLVDLPEQKTEAARRVLAAAHDQTTLARATFDGAPGHPVLIGRAHWEPLVAMLEGDRGAGRYLAAHGAREIDCSDLGGGADVDE, encoded by the coding sequence ATGGCAATGAGGATCGCGGGCGCGGTGCTGGCCGCCGGGGCGGGAACGCGAGCCGGTGGACCGAAGGCGCTGCGGCGCGCGGAGGACGGCACTGCCTGGGTCGAGCGCGCCGCCATCACACTTCGCGACGCGGGCTGCGATCCCGTGATCGTCGTGGTGGGCGCGCAGGCCTACGAGGCGGAGGAGCTCGTGCCCGACTGGGCCGACACCGTCGTCGCGTGGAACTGGGCCGAGGGCCAGTCGGTGTCGCTGCGCAAGGTCGTCGAGGAGGCGACCGAGCGCGGGGCCGAGGCGCTCCTCGTCACGCTCGTGGACCTGCCCGAGCAGAAGACGGAGGCGGCGCGCCGGGTGCTCGCCGCGGCGCACGACCAGACGACGCTCGCCCGCGCGACGTTCGACGGCGCTCCCGGACACCCGGTCCTGATCGGCAGGGCCCACTGGGAGCCGCTGGTCGCGATGCTCGAGGGCGATCGCGGCGCGGGGCGGTACCTCGCGGCGCACGGCGCGCGCGAGATCGACTGCTCCGACCTGGGTGGTGGGGCCGACGTCGACGAGTGA
- a CDS encoding AtzH-like domain-containing protein translates to MTNIHVAAGAMAPDGLIEAIHAYEQVLAADDLDALAAFFEPGDETLRGDGAGLLIGHDAIASFRAKRGGAGARRLVELRLTPAGDDWLAVSVNAPVAGGRGLVTQLWRYSADAVGGPGGGWRIAVAHVSSTPAAIDTRIWRVVGAPLLEGRSEGPLAGETVAVKDLFSVLGQRVGAGVRAYLEESEPKELNAPAVQSLLDAGADVVGIAQTDQFAYSIAGLNPDYGTPPNGAVQGAVPGGSSSGPASAVALGQASIGLGTDTAGSIRIPASYQGLWGLRTTHGAVSLEEVVPLAPRYDTVGWMTRDGETLLAAAKASFSGEPEVTLDDVVLASPSATVLAQPEVRQIFIQLLQWLEVHVDLRPVDLPDVSRLYAGFRVTQSAEAWRSDGAWVEKHPGALGQDIFERFEYASSVGKEQEAEALIDVAELAKEIDDALGNAILLLPTSPSAAPSLDASIEYLQGVREATLSMTAIAGLTGRPALTVPWMRTSEGPVGLSLIGPKGSDLALIETALTWERELLHDQQG, encoded by the coding sequence TCCACGTGGCCGCGGGGGCGATGGCCCCTGACGGGCTGATCGAGGCGATCCACGCGTACGAGCAGGTGCTCGCGGCGGACGATCTCGACGCGCTCGCGGCGTTCTTCGAGCCAGGGGACGAGACACTCCGCGGCGACGGCGCCGGCCTGCTCATCGGCCACGACGCGATCGCCTCGTTCCGCGCCAAGCGCGGCGGCGCGGGCGCGCGCCGCCTCGTGGAGCTGCGCCTGACCCCTGCCGGCGACGACTGGCTCGCGGTCTCGGTCAACGCCCCCGTCGCGGGCGGTCGCGGCCTCGTGACCCAGCTGTGGCGCTACTCGGCCGACGCGGTCGGCGGGCCCGGCGGTGGATGGCGCATCGCGGTCGCCCACGTGTCCTCGACGCCCGCCGCGATCGACACCCGGATCTGGCGCGTCGTCGGCGCCCCGCTGCTCGAGGGCAGGTCCGAGGGGCCGCTCGCGGGTGAGACGGTCGCAGTGAAGGACCTGTTCTCGGTGCTCGGCCAGCGCGTGGGCGCAGGCGTGCGTGCCTATCTCGAGGAGTCGGAGCCGAAGGAGCTCAACGCGCCCGCGGTGCAGTCGCTGCTCGACGCGGGCGCCGACGTCGTCGGAATCGCCCAGACGGACCAGTTCGCGTACTCGATCGCGGGCCTCAACCCCGACTACGGCACCCCGCCCAACGGCGCCGTGCAGGGCGCGGTCCCCGGAGGCTCGTCGTCGGGCCCCGCCTCGGCGGTCGCGCTGGGTCAGGCGAGCATCGGCCTGGGCACCGACACAGCGGGCTCGATCCGCATCCCCGCCTCCTACCAGGGGCTGTGGGGTCTCAGGACGACGCACGGCGCCGTGAGCCTCGAGGAGGTGGTGCCGCTCGCGCCGCGCTACGACACCGTCGGGTGGATGACGCGCGACGGCGAGACCCTGCTCGCGGCCGCGAAGGCCTCGTTCTCCGGCGAGCCGGAGGTCACGCTGGACGACGTCGTGCTTGCGTCCCCGAGCGCCACCGTGCTCGCGCAGCCCGAGGTGCGGCAGATCTTCATCCAGCTGCTCCAGTGGCTCGAGGTGCACGTCGATCTCAGGCCGGTCGACCTGCCCGATGTGAGCCGCCTCTACGCCGGGTTCAGGGTGACGCAGTCGGCCGAGGCCTGGCGCTCGGACGGCGCCTGGGTCGAGAAGCACCCCGGCGCGCTCGGTCAGGACATCTTCGAGCGCTTCGAGTACGCGTCCTCGGTGGGCAAGGAGCAGGAGGCCGAGGCGCTGATCGACGTCGCCGAGCTCGCCAAGGAGATCGACGATGCGCTCGGCAACGCGATCCTGCTGCTGCCGACCTCGCCGTCCGCGGCGCCGAGCCTCGACGCGTCGATCGAGTACCTCCAGGGGGTCCGAGAGGCGACGCTGTCCATGACCGCGATCGCGGGCCTCACGGGCCGTCCGGCGCTCACGGTGCCGTGGATGCGCACCTCGGAGGGGCCCGTGGGGTTGAGCCTGATCGGCCCCAAGGGGTCGGACCTGGCGCTCATCGAGACGGCGCTCACGTGGGAGCGCGAGCTGCTCCACGACCAGCAGGGGTAG
- a CDS encoding alanine--glyoxylate aminotransferase family protein, with amino-acid sequence MTLPGPLNPPSRLLMGPGPINADPRVLRAMSAPLVGQYDPFMTHAMNEVMDLYRRVFVTANRQTLLVDSTARGAIEAALVSVLEPGDKVLVPVMGRFGHLLVEIAQRCGAEVHTVEVPWGQVAPYELIADAMAKVQPKLLAVVHGDTSTTVAQPFDGFGELCARYGALLYADVTASIGGNEFLTDEWGVDIATGGLQKCLGGPSGSAPATFSPRAEGVINSRKSIEAGIRAEGDEVAAHPIRSNYFDMSMVFDYWSERRLNHHTEATTMLYAAREAARIVLEEGLGNFQARHALHGRAMMEGVRGLGLEVFGDTAHKMTNVVGVVIPEGVHGEAVRTRMLEDFGIEIGTSFGPLAGKVWRIGTMGYNARQDAVLTTLAALEAVLRREGFGLPAGGGVDEAYRVYGEAS; translated from the coding sequence ATGACTCTTCCGGGGCCGCTGAATCCGCCGTCACGCCTGCTCATGGGCCCTGGCCCGATCAACGCCGACCCGCGCGTGCTGCGCGCGATGTCCGCGCCGCTGGTCGGGCAGTACGACCCGTTCATGACCCACGCGATGAACGAGGTCATGGACCTGTATCGCCGCGTCTTCGTCACGGCCAACCGGCAGACCCTGCTCGTCGACTCGACCGCGCGTGGCGCGATCGAGGCGGCGCTCGTCTCGGTGCTCGAGCCCGGCGACAAGGTGCTCGTGCCGGTCATGGGCCGCTTCGGCCACCTGCTCGTCGAGATCGCCCAGCGCTGCGGCGCGGAGGTGCACACGGTCGAGGTGCCGTGGGGCCAGGTCGCGCCCTACGAGCTCATCGCGGACGCCATGGCGAAGGTCCAGCCCAAGCTCCTCGCGGTGGTCCACGGCGACACCTCGACCACGGTCGCGCAACCGTTCGATGGGTTCGGCGAGCTGTGCGCGCGCTACGGCGCGCTGCTGTACGCGGACGTCACCGCCTCGATCGGCGGCAACGAGTTCCTCACCGACGAGTGGGGCGTCGACATCGCGACCGGCGGGCTGCAGAAGTGCCTGGGCGGTCCCTCCGGGTCCGCGCCCGCGACCTTCTCGCCGCGGGCCGAGGGCGTCATCAACTCCCGCAAGAGCATCGAGGCCGGCATCCGCGCCGAGGGCGACGAGGTCGCGGCGCACCCGATCCGCTCGAACTACTTCGACATGTCGATGGTCTTCGACTACTGGTCCGAGCGCAGGCTCAACCACCACACCGAGGCCACGACCATGCTGTACGCGGCACGCGAGGCGGCCCGCATCGTCCTCGAGGAGGGGCTCGGCAACTTCCAGGCCAGGCATGCGCTCCACGGCCGCGCGATGATGGAGGGCGTGCGCGGCCTCGGCCTCGAGGTCTTCGGTGACACCGCGCACAAGATGACCAACGTCGTCGGCGTCGTCATCCCCGAGGGCGTGCACGGCGAGGCCGTGCGCACGCGCATGCTCGAGGACTTCGGGATCGAGATCGGCACGTCGTTCGGGCCGCTCGCGGGCAAGGTGTGGAGGATTGGCACCATGGGCTACAACGCGCGCCAGGACGCGGTCCTCACCACGCTCGCCGCGCTCGAGGCGGTGCTTCGCCGCGAGGGCTTCGGCCTTCCCGCGGGCGGCGGCGTCGACGAGGCCTACCGCGTGTACGGGGAGGCCTCGTGA
- a CDS encoding allantoate amidohydrolase has protein sequence MTSPGEIVPGPLDMDDADGPVPFSAREILERCDVLATHSSRIGAIERSYLTAEHARTNWTVGEWMAEAGLDPWQDVAGNQRGSLAGPEDDSPVLMLASHLDTVPGAGRYDGILGTLMAIAVVGRLEAKGVDLPFGIEVLGFADEEGTRFGRTLLGSCAVAGAWQDAWWDLKDAQGITLRTAFEAFGLDPARIEEAALPRDQVLGYLEAHIEQGPLLEDADRALGVVTGIMGARRFDLTMIGEAGHAGGMPYGRRRDGLLGASELVTAIEELSRDNGAIGTVGRMQAYPGAANVIPGRAEFSLDLRAETDELRDRVWDLIQERADKICAARNLTFEAVERHDAEATVVGTRLADAIRAGIAATGDSEPLELLSKAGHDAMAVASLTDYAMLFIRCGGGISHHKDESVIESDVALALDAFEAAVLDLAKDFG, from the coding sequence GTGACCTCGCCTGGCGAGATCGTCCCGGGTCCCCTCGACATGGACGATGCGGACGGTCCCGTGCCCTTCTCGGCGCGGGAGATCCTCGAGCGCTGCGATGTCCTCGCGACCCACAGCTCGCGCATCGGCGCGATCGAGCGCTCGTACCTCACCGCCGAGCACGCCCGCACGAACTGGACCGTGGGCGAGTGGATGGCCGAGGCGGGACTCGACCCGTGGCAGGACGTGGCCGGCAATCAGCGCGGCTCGCTCGCCGGGCCCGAGGACGACTCGCCGGTGCTGATGCTCGCCTCTCACCTCGACACCGTGCCCGGGGCGGGCAGGTACGACGGGATCCTCGGCACGCTCATGGCGATCGCGGTCGTGGGCAGGCTCGAGGCCAAGGGCGTGGACCTGCCGTTCGGCATCGAGGTGCTCGGCTTCGCCGACGAGGAGGGCACGCGCTTCGGCCGCACCCTGCTCGGCTCGTGCGCCGTCGCCGGCGCGTGGCAGGACGCGTGGTGGGACCTCAAGGACGCGCAGGGCATCACGCTGCGCACGGCCTTCGAGGCGTTCGGGCTCGATCCCGCGCGGATCGAGGAGGCGGCGCTGCCGCGCGATCAGGTGCTCGGCTACCTCGAGGCTCACATCGAGCAGGGTCCGCTGCTCGAGGACGCTGACCGTGCCCTAGGCGTGGTCACCGGGATCATGGGTGCCCGCCGCTTCGATCTCACGATGATCGGCGAGGCCGGCCACGCGGGCGGCATGCCCTACGGTCGGCGCCGCGACGGTCTGCTCGGCGCTTCCGAGCTCGTGACCGCGATCGAGGAGCTGTCCCGCGACAACGGCGCGATCGGCACGGTCGGCCGCATGCAGGCCTACCCGGGAGCCGCGAACGTCATCCCCGGCCGCGCCGAGTTCTCGCTCGATCTGCGTGCCGAGACCGACGAGCTGCGCGACAGGGTCTGGGACCTGATCCAGGAGCGCGCCGACAAGATCTGCGCCGCGCGCAACCTGACGTTCGAGGCGGTCGAGAGGCACGATGCGGAGGCGACCGTCGTCGGCACGCGCCTCGCCGACGCGATCCGTGCGGGCATCGCGGCGACGGGGGACAGCGAGCCCCTCGAGCTGCTGTCGAAGGCCGGTCACGACGCGATGGCGGTCGCGTCGCTCACGGACTACGCGATGCTCTTCATCCGCTGCGGCGGCGGCATCTCGCACCACAAGGACGAGTCGGTGATCGAGTCGGACGTGGCGCTCGCGCTCGACGCGTTCGAGGCGGCGGTCCTGGACCTGGCGAAGGACTTCGGCTGA
- a CDS encoding PhzF family phenazine biosynthesis protein: protein MSQHPFRQVDVFGNGPYTGNPVAVILDAEDLTTEQMARIANWTNLSETTFVLPPTDPSADYRVRIFTVAEELPFAGHPTLGTARAWLDAGGVPRVLGRVTQECGVGLVPLRHDGTMLAFAAPDRLRSGPVDEADVAVACERLRLDRDDVVAAEWVDNGPGWLGLLLKDAQSVLEVRPDTAAREDKGFYGVVGLYGPDRMVGTGTGTGTGTGTGTGTGIGTVADGEGIDGAGPDGVALEVRAFVGDPGAGLFEDPVTGSLNASAAQWLTSAGVLAAPYDARQGTVLGRDGRISVTEGDGELWIGGATHVAVTGTIDA, encoded by the coding sequence ATGAGCCAGCACCCCTTCCGCCAGGTCGACGTCTTCGGCAACGGGCCCTACACGGGCAACCCGGTCGCGGTGATCCTCGACGCCGAGGACCTGACCACGGAGCAGATGGCGCGCATCGCGAACTGGACGAACCTGTCGGAGACCACGTTCGTGCTGCCGCCCACCGACCCGTCGGCCGACTACCGCGTCCGCATCTTCACCGTCGCGGAGGAGCTCCCGTTCGCGGGCCATCCGACGCTCGGCACGGCCCGGGCGTGGCTCGACGCGGGCGGCGTGCCGCGGGTGCTCGGCCGCGTCACCCAGGAGTGCGGAGTCGGTCTGGTGCCCCTTCGGCACGACGGGACGATGCTCGCCTTCGCTGCCCCGGATCGGCTCCGGTCGGGTCCGGTGGACGAGGCGGACGTGGCCGTCGCGTGCGAGCGGCTGCGCCTGGACCGTGACGACGTGGTCGCCGCCGAGTGGGTCGACAACGGGCCCGGCTGGCTCGGCCTGCTCCTCAAGGACGCGCAGAGCGTCCTCGAGGTGCGGCCCGACACGGCCGCGCGCGAGGACAAGGGCTTCTACGGCGTCGTCGGGCTCTACGGTCCGGACCGAATGGTCGGCACCGGCACCGGCACCGGCACCGGCACCGGCACCGGCACCGGCACCGGCATCGGCACCGTAGCCGACGGAGAAGGAATCGACGGTGCCGGGCCGGACGGCGTTGCGCTCGAGGTGCGCGCATTCGTCGGGGACCCGGGAGCCGGGCTCTTCGAGGATCCCGTGACGGGCAGCCTGAACGCATCCGCCGCGCAATGGCTGACCTCGGCCGGCGTCCTCGCCGCGCCGTACGACGCCCGCCAGGGGACCGTGCTCGGCCGCGACGGCCGCATCTCCGTCACCGAGGGCGACGGTGAGCTCTGGATCGGCGGCGCGACGCACGTCGCGGTGACGGGGACGATCGACGCCTGA
- a CDS encoding HNH endonuclease family protein, whose amino-acid sequence MAGTSASAPTAGRPEPMFAILLLVAGLVAIAVSGLAGGDGGAADAAAPTSQATSASEPAVASSGGEGSVHEAALELTVKGRAAKTGYERDEFGSGWIDVDRNGCDTRNDELQLRLTGLEMDGDCIVLAGDLDDPFTGESIHFERGGASEVDIDHLVALSDAWQKGAAQWEYAKRVAFANDPLNLEPVDASANREKGDSDAASWLPAQKSYRCTYVARQVAVKTKYEVWVTQAELDAMLAVLDSCPDQELPDLGDQPVTADNVGS is encoded by the coding sequence ATGGCAGGCACGAGCGCGAGCGCGCCCACGGCGGGTCGCCCCGAGCCGATGTTCGCGATCCTGCTGCTGGTCGCGGGCCTTGTGGCGATCGCCGTCAGCGGCCTCGCCGGGGGTGACGGAGGAGCGGCCGATGCCGCGGCCCCGACCTCTCAGGCCACCTCCGCGTCCGAGCCGGCCGTCGCATCGTCCGGGGGCGAGGGGAGTGTCCATGAGGCGGCCCTCGAGCTCACCGTGAAGGGGCGCGCGGCGAAGACCGGCTACGAGCGCGACGAGTTCGGCTCGGGCTGGATCGACGTGGACCGCAACGGCTGCGACACCAGGAACGACGAACTGCAGCTGCGGCTGACGGGCCTCGAGATGGACGGCGACTGCATCGTGCTCGCGGGCGACCTCGACGACCCGTTCACCGGCGAGAGCATCCACTTCGAGCGCGGCGGGGCGAGCGAGGTCGACATCGACCACCTCGTTGCGCTGTCGGACGCGTGGCAGAAGGGCGCCGCGCAGTGGGAATACGCGAAGCGCGTGGCGTTCGCGAACGACCCGCTCAACCTCGAGCCGGTCGACGCGAGCGCCAACCGGGAGAAGGGCGACTCGGACGCCGCGAGCTGGCTTCCCGCGCAGAAGTCCTACCGCTGCACGTATGTGGCGCGGCAGGTCGCGGTGAAGACCAAGTACGAGGTGTGGGTCACGCAGGCAGAGCTCGACGCGATGCTCGCGGTCCTTGACTCGTGCCCGGACCAGGAGCTGCCCGACCTCGGCGACCAGCCCGTCACGGCGGACAACGTCGGGTCGTAG